One window from the genome of Epinephelus fuscoguttatus linkage group LG3, E.fuscoguttatus.final_Chr_v1 encodes:
- the crybb1l2 gene encoding crystallin, beta B1, like 2 — translation MSAGGEKSKSASQTDGKAAQNKISEMGMMSYKMCVFDQENFQGRCIEINGECMNVCDMGMDRVRSLRVDCGPFVGFEQMNFCGEMFILEKGEYPRWDSWSNCQKNDYLLSFRPVRMDPEKHKICLYEVGEFKGRKMEIMDDDVPSLFSYGFTDRVGSIMVSCGTWVGYQFPGYRGSQYLLEKGDFRHFNEFGARCPQMQSIRRIRDMQWHPHGCYTMSSK, via the exons ATGTCTGCTGGAGGAGAAAAATCCAAGTCTGCTTCCCAGACTGATGGGAAGGCGGCTCAGAACAAGATATCTGAGATGGGCATGATGTCCTACAAG atgtgtgtgtttgaccagGAGAACTTCCAGGGCCGCTGCATTGAGATCAACGGAGAGTGTATGAATGTATGTGACATGGGAATGGACAGGGTGCGCTCCCTGCGTGTCGACTGTGGACC CTTCGTGGGCTTTGAGCAGATGAACTTCTGTGGAGAGATGTTCATCCTGGAGAAGGGCGAATACCCCCGCTGGGACTCCTGGAGCAACTGTCAGAAGAATGACTACCTGCTGTCCTTCAGGCCTGTCCGCATG GACCCAGAGAAGCACAAGATCTGCCTGTATGAAGTCGGAGAGTTCAAGGGTCGCAAGATGGAGATCATGGATGATGATGTCCCCAGCCTGTTTTCCTATGGTTTTACTGACAGAGTGGGCAGCATCATGGTCAGCTGTGGAAC CTGGGTGGGTTACCAGTTCCCCGGCTACCGTGGCAGCCAGTACCTGCTGGAGAAGGGCGACTTCAGGCACTTCAACGAGTTTGGCGCCCGCTGCCCCCAGATGCAATCCATTAGGCGCATCCGTGACATGCAGTGGCACCCACACGGCTGCTACACCATGTCCTCCAAGTGA